One Benincasa hispida cultivar B227 chromosome 5, ASM972705v1, whole genome shotgun sequence genomic window carries:
- the LOC120077570 gene encoding beta-galactosidase 13-like yields MVIHREMFVLFILSMLSFGITTHGHGGNNTGVTYDARSLIINGKRELLFSGSIHYPRSTPEMWPDILDKARRGGLNLIQTYVFWNIHEPVEGQFNFEGNYDLVKFIKLIAEKKMYVTLRVGPFIQAEWNHGGLPYWLREKPNIIFRSYNSPFKHYMKKYVTMIIDMMKENKLFASQGGPIILAQIENEYNHVQLAYDELGVQYIQWAANMAVGFGVGVPWIMCKQKDAPDPVINTCNGRHCGDTFTGPNKPYKPALWTENWTAQYRVFGDPPSQRSAEDIAFSVARFFSKNGSLVNYYMYYGGTNFGRTSAVFTTTRYYDEAPLDEFGLQREPKWGHLRDVHKALNLCKKPLLWGTPRTQVMGNGLEARIYEKPGTNICAAFLANNDTKSAQTITFRGREYLLPPRSISILPDCKTVVYNTQTIVSQHNARNFIPSKVASNFKWKMSAEPIPTVQQVPVNNKIPLELYSLLKDTTDYGWYTTSFELDKEDVSKRPDILPVLRIASLGHAILVFINGEYMGTAHGSHEEKNFVFQKSVPLRAGINNIALLGMTVGLPDSGAYMEHRFAGPRFITILGLNTGTLDISKNGWGHQVGLNGEKVKAFTQGGSHRVDWSEIKEEKTALTWFKTYFDAPEGNDPVAIRMNGMGKGQIWVNGKSIGRYWMSYLSPLKMPTQSEYHIPRTFIKPSENLLVILEEEDHTPEKVEIVLVNRDTICSFITQYHPPNVKSWERKDKQFRAVVDDVKTSAHLRCPHDKKIASIEFASFGDPSGVCGNYQHGKFHSSSDTQKLVEQHCLGKENCSVPMDAFNNFKNECDEKTLAIQAKCNA; encoded by the exons ATGGTGATTCATAGAGAGATGTTTGTTCTTTTCATTCTTTCCATGCTGTCTTTTGGTATTACTACTCATGGTCATGGCGGTAATAATACTGGTGTTACTTACGATGCTAGATCACTTATCATTAATGGTAAAAGAGAGCTTCTGTTCTCTGGTTCCATTCATTATCCAAGAAGTACTCCAGAG ATGTGGCCAGATATTCTAGACAAGGCGAGACGTGGaggtttgaatttgattcagacttatgttttCTGGAATATTCATGAGCCTGTGGAAGGCCAG TTTAATTTCGAAGGAAATTACGATTTGGTAAAATTTATCAAGCTCATTGCTGAGAAAAAGATGTATGTGACTTTAAGGGTTGGACCCTTCATCCAAGCTGAATGGAACCATGG AGGACTTCCATATTGGCTCAGAGAGAAACCAAACATTATTTTCCGTTCATATAACTCCCCATTCAAG cATTACATGAAAAAATATGTAACAATGATCATAGACATGATGAAGGAAAATAAACTTTTTGCTTCTCAAGGAGGACCCATCATTTTAGCTCAG ATTGAAAATGAATATAACCATGTTCAACTTGCATATGATGAGCTTGGTGTCCAATACATCCAGTGGGCAGCAAATATGGCAGTTGGATTTGGGGTTGGAGTTCCATGGATCATGTGCAAGCAGAAGGATGCTCCTGATCCAGTG ATCAACACCTGCAATGGAAGGCACTGCGGAGATACTTTTACAGGACCCAACAAACCCTATAAGCCTGCACTATGGACTGAGAATTGGACTGCTCA GTACAGAGTATTTGGAGATCCACCTTCACAAAGATCAGCAGAAGATATTGCCTTTTCGGTCGCCCGATTCTTCTCCAAGAACGGTAGTTTGGTAAACTATTATATG TACTATGGTGGAACAAACTTCGGTAGAACAAGTGCTGTCTTTACAACAACTAGGTACTATGATGAAGCACCACTTGACGAATTTG GCTTACAAAGGGAACCGAAATGGGGTCATCTCAGGGACGTGCACAAGGCATTGAATCTGTGCAAGAAACCTCTCCTCTGGGGAACTCCTAGAACCCAGGTGATGGGCAATGGTTTAGAG GCTCGCATTTATGAGAAGCCAGGAACTAATATTTGTGCTGCTTTCTTGGCCAACAATGACACAAAGAGTGCACAAACTATTACATTCAGAGGACGGGAATATCTTCTTCCACCTCGATCAATTAGCATACTTCCTGACTGTAAAACTGTTGTCTACAACACTCAGACG atTGTATCACAACACAATGCCAGGAACTTTATCCCATCAAAGGTTGCAAGCAATTTCAAGTGGAAAATGTCAGCTGAACCCATTCCAACTGTTCAACAAGTACCAGTAAATAATAAGATACCGTTGGAGCTCTACAGTTTACTTAAGGACACCACAGATTATGGATGGTACACCACTAG CTTCGAGTTGGACAAAGAAGACGTATCAAAGCGTCCTGATATCCTACCAGTGCTACGTATTGCAAGCCTTGGTCATGCTATACTTGTATTCATCAATGGGGAATACATGG GAACGGCACATGGCAGTCACGAGGAGAAAAACTTCGTTTTCCAAAAATCAGTGCCCTTAAGGGCTGGAATTAATAACATAGCTCTGCTAGGCATGACAGTGGGACTTCCA GATAGTGGAGCATACATGGAACACAGATTTGCAGGGCCTCGATTTATAACAATCCTTGGTTTAAATACCGGAACACttgatatttctaaaaatggCTGGGGACACCAG GTTGGTCTGAATGGAGAAAAAGTTAAAGCTTTCACTCAGGGAGGATCACACCGAGTTGACTGGAGCGAAATCAAGGAAGAAAAAACTGCTCTCACATGGTTCAAG ACATATTTTGATGCTCCAGAAGGAAATGACCCTGTGGCTATTAGAATGAATGGAATGGGGAAGGGACAAATTTGGGTGAATGGTAAAAGCATCGGTCGGTATTGGATGTCCTACTTATCCCCTTTAAAAATGCCTACTCAATCAGA GTACCATATTCCAAGAACCTTCATAAAGCCATCAGAAAATCTACTGGTAATATTGGAAGAAGAGGATCACACACCTGAAAAGGTTGAAATAGTTCTCGTGAACAGAGACACAATCTGCAGCTTCATTACCCAATATCATCCACCAAATGTCAAGTCCTGGGAAAGGAAAGACAAGCAATTCAGAGCTGTAGTAGATGATGTGAAAACAAGTGCCCACCTCCGGTGTCCCCACGACAAAAAGATCGCCTCCATTGAATTTGCAAGCTTCGGTGATCCTTCTGGTGTTTGTGGAAACTATCAACATGGAAAATTCCACTCATCGTCCGATACACAAAAACTCGTTGAACAG caTTGTTTGGGTAAAGAAAACTGTTCAGTGCCAATGGATGCATTCAACAACTTCAAGAATGAATGTGATGAGAAGACACTAGCAATACAAGCAAAATGCAATGCTTAG